The following are encoded together in the Anaerostipes caccae L1-92 genome:
- a CDS encoding PTS glucitol/sorbitol transporter subunit IIA → MKYTAKILGIGAQACDFRDENMLIFFGQCAGGGLEDYSVLIREPEETVSICPGDILTIGKFSYPVTAVGDMASKTFSELGHCTVRFDAAREAALPGTVHVEGEYPDCRIGDEVTIR, encoded by the coding sequence ACGGCGAAGATACTGGGCATCGGAGCGCAGGCATGTGACTTCCGGGATGAAAATATGCTGATTTTTTTTGGGCAGTGCGCAGGCGGAGGCCTGGAAGACTACAGCGTACTCATAAGAGAGCCGGAGGAAACAGTTTCCATCTGTCCCGGGGATATTTTGACAATCGGGAAATTCAGCTATCCAGTCACTGCTGTGGGAGATATGGCATCAAAAACATTTTCAGAGCTGGGACACTGTACAGTCCGTTTTGATGCGGCCAGAGAAGCGGCCCTTCCCGGCACTGTACATGTGGAAGGTGAATACCCGGACTGCCGGATTGGAGATGAGGTGACCATCAGATAA
- a CDS encoding GntR family transcriptional regulator yields MNRKFMSVKNCLLEKINTMAPNEKLPSERDLIEEFGFSRPTIQKALSDLENEGIIYRRPRQGSFVSERRLHKSLDSLQSFPEDLRSSGDVPSTRLIAFEIIEASETVARKLHLKTGDPVYYLVRLRHKNGDPIIYDYSYYAPFAIQDASCEVFVDSIYSFMEQRGMKISMAEKTVDAILPPKEIAEALKLRDDEPVIKIEMVAYLSDGRPFEYTLSHKNPKKYLLEIKSYR; encoded by the coding sequence ATGAATCGAAAATTTATGTCGGTCAAGAACTGTCTTTTGGAAAAAATTAATACAATGGCACCCAATGAAAAGCTGCCTTCTGAACGTGATCTCATAGAAGAATTCGGCTTCTCCCGCCCGACCATTCAAAAGGCACTGTCCGACTTGGAAAATGAAGGTATTATTTACCGCAGGCCAAGACAAGGCTCTTTTGTTTCTGAACGCCGTCTGCACAAATCCCTGGATTCCCTCCAGAGCTTTCCTGAAGACCTGCGGTCCTCAGGCGACGTCCCTTCGACCCGCCTGATCGCTTTTGAAATCATTGAGGCCTCTGAGACTGTGGCACGGAAACTGCATCTGAAAACAGGGGATCCCGTTTATTACCTTGTTCGGCTGCGGCACAAGAATGGAGATCCGATCATTTATGATTATTCTTACTATGCGCCATTTGCCATCCAGGATGCCAGCTGTGAAGTTTTCGTCGACTCCATATACAGCTTCATGGAACAAAGAGGCATGAAGATCTCCATGGCAGAAAAAACTGTGGATGCCATCCTTCCTCCAAAAGAAATAGCCGAAGCACTAAAACTACGCGATGACGAACCTGTTATCAAAATAGAAATGGTTGCCTACCTGTCGGACGGACGGCCGTTTGAGTATACGCTGTCCCATAAGAATCCAAAAAAATATTTGCTTGAAATAAAATCCTACCGCTGA
- a CDS encoding aldose 1-epimerase family protein, which translates to MYQIENEICRISVKEHGSELCEMYDKVRKREYIWQAGPVWPKHGPLLFPAIGGFYGGTYMAGEKIYKMKAHGFARDMDFTPVYRTDEEIVMELQSSEETYESYPYHFCLQVSHRLEGRKLTVTWKILNAGTNTMYYSIGAHPGFQFAEDTELSDYRLIFDRTLDLNTHRIKGRLITRETYPVDRQIRELPLNPDLLRHDALIFEDGISSMLLECDKADYHLKVSFPGFPAAAVWSMPSAIDKAEYICIEPWYGMNDFVGQGVQDIRKKYLIQSLKAGETKEISYTIEICD; encoded by the coding sequence GTGTACCAGATAGAAAATGAAATATGCCGGATTTCAGTGAAAGAACACGGCAGTGAATTATGTGAAATGTACGATAAAGTGAGGAAACGGGAGTATATATGGCAGGCAGGACCAGTCTGGCCGAAGCATGGGCCTCTCCTGTTTCCTGCGATCGGAGGATTTTACGGCGGAACTTATATGGCGGGAGAAAAGATTTATAAAATGAAGGCGCACGGTTTCGCACGTGACATGGATTTCACACCAGTGTACAGAACAGATGAGGAGATTGTCATGGAGCTTCAGAGCAGTGAAGAGACTTATGAATCCTACCCGTATCATTTCTGCCTGCAGGTTTCTCATCGGCTGGAAGGCAGAAAACTTACGGTTACATGGAAAATTCTGAATGCAGGAACAAATACCATGTATTATTCTATTGGAGCCCATCCGGGATTTCAGTTTGCAGAGGATACAGAGCTGTCAGATTACCGTCTGATCTTTGACCGGACCTTGGATCTGAATACGCACCGGATAAAGGGCAGGCTGATAACTAGGGAAACATATCCGGTGGACAGGCAGATCAGAGAGCTTCCATTAAATCCTGATCTTCTCCGGCACGATGCGCTCATTTTTGAAGACGGGATTTCATCCATGCTTCTTGAGTGTGACAAGGCAGACTATCATCTGAAAGTAAGTTTCCCGGGATTTCCGGCAGCGGCGGTCTGGAGTATGCCTTCTGCTATTGATAAAGCTGAATATATCTGTATTGAACCGTGGTATGGCATGAATGATTTCGTGGGACAGGGCGTGCAGGATATCAGGAAAAAATATTTAATCCAGTCATTGAAGGCAGGGGAAACAAAAGAAATAAGTTATACAATAGAGATATGCGATTAA
- a CDS encoding TfoX/Sxy family protein encodes MGELKDLENIGAKTEDQLNQAGIYTKEQLIKAGSKEAWLKIRAFDESACLHLLWGLEGAVEGIKKKDLSPEVRKDLKDFFDDINQ; translated from the coding sequence ATGGGAGAACTGAAAGATCTTGAGAACATCGGGGCAAAAACAGAGGATCAGCTGAACCAGGCGGGAATCTATACGAAAGAGCAGCTGATTAAGGCCGGAAGTAAAGAAGCGTGGCTGAAGATAAGAGCTTTTGACGAGTCTGCCTGCCTCCATCTGCTCTGGGGACTTGAAGGGGCGGTGGAAGGAATAAAAAAGAAGGATCTGTCACCGGAAGTGAGAAAAGATCTGAAAGATTTTTTTGATGATATCAATCAATGA
- a CDS encoding undecaprenyl-diphosphate phosphatase: protein MNVIEIVKSIVLGIIQGITEWLPISSTGHLILFDNIWPMASSPEFFEVFKVVIQFGSILAVLVLFFHKLNPFSPRKSRREKRDTYNLWKKVIVGCIPIIIVGLPLDMVLEDYLSGVYVIAATLILYGIAFIVIESRNRRPSMRSLEDLTYKAAFFIGCFQVLAAIPGTSRSGATILGAVLLGCSRYVASEFSFFLAVPVMAGASGLKLIKYFLKVGMFSGSEWILLTVGTLVSFLVSILAIRLLLSYIRKHDFKVFGVYRILLGIVVIVYFGFLA, encoded by the coding sequence ATGAATGTAATAGAAATCGTAAAGTCGATTGTTCTCGGTATTATTCAGGGAATCACAGAGTGGCTTCCGATCAGCAGTACGGGCCATCTCATTTTGTTTGACAATATTTGGCCGATGGCATCAAGCCCGGAGTTTTTTGAAGTATTCAAAGTAGTGATCCAGTTCGGCTCTATTTTGGCAGTGCTGGTTTTATTTTTTCACAAACTGAATCCATTTTCTCCGCGCAAGAGCAGAAGGGAAAAACGGGATACATATAACCTCTGGAAAAAGGTCATTGTAGGATGCATACCGATCATCATCGTGGGACTTCCGCTGGATATGGTACTGGAAGATTATCTTTCCGGCGTTTATGTCATAGCGGCAACTTTGATCTTGTACGGGATTGCCTTTATTGTCATTGAGAGCAGAAACAGGCGTCCGTCTATGCGGTCACTGGAGGATCTGACATATAAAGCGGCGTTTTTCATCGGATGTTTTCAGGTGCTTGCGGCTATTCCGGGGACATCCAGGAGCGGTGCAACGATTCTGGGAGCCGTTTTGCTGGGCTGTTCCCGCTATGTCGCCAGTGAGTTTTCTTTTTTCCTGGCAGTGCCGGTTATGGCCGGAGCCAGCGGATTGAAACTGATCAAATATTTTCTGAAGGTAGGAATGTTTTCAGGCAGTGAATGGATTCTCCTGACTGTGGGAACCTTGGTTTCTTTCTTAGTGTCCATCCTGGCAATCCGTCTGCTGTTAAGTTATATCCGAAAACATGACTTCAAAGTTTTTGGAGTTTATCGGATTCTGCTTGGTATTGTGGTAATTGTATACTTTGGATTCCTGGCCTAA
- a CDS encoding [Fe-Fe] hydrogenase large subunit C-terminal domain-containing protein translates to MPEAKKSTSFHELYKELLQKQMKNEDISEADYDPHQLDCLLNPDQYAPVIHTESCESCAYDRACKNSCIFDAIEEVDGKLSIDPDKCSGCGVCIESCRLDKLAESKDIFPVLKEVRSEEKDVYALIAPAFVGQYENASPGQLRSALKAAGFKGMVEVAVFADILTLKEALEFDEHINSNDDFQLTSCCCPVWIAMIRKIYHELIPHVPGAVSPMIAAGRAVKQIHPDAVTVFIGPCIAKKKEAREPDIADAVDYVLTFQEVQDIFDAAGIQPEELADNDREHSSRAGRIYAHTGGVSEAVRSTVEKLSPGRDVPVRAQQADGVPACKAMIEQIQKGETDANFFEGMACRGGCVGGPKIIIDKDKGKRNVETYGEEAPYKTPLDNPYVMELLHRLGFKNMEEFVEKSDMFTREFANS, encoded by the coding sequence ATGCCGGAAGCAAAAAAATCAACCTCTTTCCATGAACTCTATAAAGAATTACTCCAAAAACAAATGAAAAATGAAGATATCAGTGAGGCTGACTATGATCCCCATCAGCTGGACTGCCTCTTAAATCCGGACCAGTATGCCCCGGTCATCCACACCGAATCATGTGAGAGCTGTGCCTATGACAGGGCCTGCAAAAACAGCTGTATTTTTGACGCCATCGAAGAAGTTGACGGAAAGCTGTCCATCGATCCGGATAAATGCAGCGGGTGCGGTGTCTGTATTGAGTCATGCAGGCTTGATAAGCTGGCGGAAAGCAAGGATATCTTCCCAGTGTTAAAAGAAGTGCGCAGTGAAGAAAAAGATGTGTATGCTCTGATCGCCCCTGCTTTCGTGGGCCAATATGAAAATGCTTCCCCAGGACAGCTGAGAAGTGCCCTGAAGGCCGCCGGATTCAAAGGAATGGTGGAAGTAGCGGTCTTTGCAGACATCCTGACTCTGAAAGAGGCTTTGGAATTTGACGAGCATATCAACTCAAACGATGATTTCCAGCTTACCAGCTGCTGCTGTCCGGTCTGGATCGCCATGATCCGCAAAATCTATCATGAACTGATTCCCCATGTGCCGGGAGCGGTCTCCCCGATGATCGCGGCAGGACGGGCAGTAAAGCAGATCCACCCCGATGCAGTCACAGTATTCATCGGCCCGTGCATCGCAAAAAAGAAAGAAGCCAGAGAACCGGATATTGCAGATGCAGTGGACTATGTGCTGACGTTTCAGGAAGTACAGGATATCTTTGACGCGGCCGGGATACAGCCGGAAGAACTTGCCGACAATGACAGGGAACACTCCTCCAGGGCAGGCAGGATCTATGCCCACACCGGCGGCGTCAGCGAAGCCGTAAGGTCTACTGTGGAAAAACTCAGTCCGGGAAGAGACGTCCCGGTCCGCGCACAGCAGGCGGACGGTGTCCCTGCATGCAAAGCCATGATCGAACAAATCCAAAAGGGCGAAACAGACGCCAACTTTTTTGAGGGGATGGCATGCAGAGGCGGATGTGTCGGCGGACCTAAAATTATCATTGATAAAGACAAAGGAAAAAGAAACGTAGAAACATACGGAGAGGAAGCTCCTTATAAGACGCCCCTTGACAATCCGTATGTGATGGAACTTCTCCACCGGCTCGGTTTTAAAAATATGGAGGAGTTTGTAGAAAAGAGCGATATGTTTACCAGAGAATTTGCAAATAGTTAA
- the nox gene encoding H2O-forming NADH oxidase, giving the protein MPKKIIVIGANHAGTAALNTILDNYKDVDVTAFDANSNISFLGCGMALWIGGQISGPDGLFYSSKEILEGKGAKIYMETSVNSVDFDSKVVYTKDAAGKDCEYPYDKLILATGSTPVGPQLPGMSLENVQFVKLYQNAAEVIEKLGDTSIKKVAVVGAGYIGVELAEAFQRNGREVTLIDCADTCLSAYYDDMFCKRMEKQLSDHGIHLAFEEKVERLEGNEKVEKVVTDKHTYDADMVIFCVGFRPNTKLGNGQLKQFHNNGAYLTDLMQQTSRPDVYAVGDCATVYNNAIEDTDYIALATNAVRSGIIAAHNACGTELKSPGVQGSNGISIWGLNMVSTGLSLERAKKLGFDAAATDYEDWQKAGFMEKDNYKVVIRIVYDKKTRRILGAQLCSDYDISMAIHLFSMAIQEKVTIDKLKLFDLFFLPHFNQPYNYITMAALNAE; this is encoded by the coding sequence ATGCCAAAAAAAATCATTGTCATCGGTGCGAATCATGCAGGTACTGCAGCGCTGAATACGATACTCGACAATTATAAGGATGTGGACGTCACCGCCTTTGACGCCAATTCCAATATTAGTTTCTTAGGCTGTGGAATGGCACTCTGGATCGGGGGACAGATTTCCGGGCCTGACGGACTGTTTTATTCCAGCAAAGAAATATTGGAAGGGAAGGGCGCAAAGATCTATATGGAGACCTCGGTCAATTCCGTAGATTTTGACAGCAAGGTCGTCTATACAAAGGATGCTGCCGGCAAAGACTGTGAATACCCTTACGACAAGCTGATCCTTGCCACAGGCTCTACTCCGGTGGGACCTCAGCTGCCAGGCATGAGCCTTGAAAATGTACAGTTTGTAAAGCTCTATCAGAATGCGGCGGAAGTCATCGAAAAGCTTGGAGATACCTCTATAAAGAAAGTCGCTGTCGTCGGAGCCGGATATATCGGTGTGGAACTTGCCGAGGCTTTTCAGAGAAACGGCAGAGAAGTCACTTTAATTGACTGCGCAGACACCTGCCTGTCCGCCTATTATGACGATATGTTCTGCAAACGCATGGAAAAGCAGCTGTCTGACCACGGAATCCATCTGGCATTTGAGGAAAAAGTCGAACGCCTGGAAGGAAACGAAAAAGTCGAGAAGGTGGTCACAGACAAACATACTTATGATGCCGACATGGTCATATTCTGTGTAGGATTCCGCCCCAACACAAAACTCGGAAACGGCCAGCTTAAGCAGTTCCACAACAATGGAGCCTATCTTACGGATCTCATGCAGCAGACCAGCCGCCCGGATGTCTATGCCGTAGGTGACTGTGCCACCGTTTACAACAACGCCATCGAAGACACGGATTATATCGCACTTGCCACCAACGCCGTCCGTTCCGGAATCATCGCCGCCCACAATGCCTGCGGCACAGAGCTGAAATCTCCGGGAGTACAGGGTTCCAATGGAATCAGCATCTGGGGCTTAAACATGGTGAGCACCGGGCTTTCCCTGGAGCGCGCAAAAAAGCTGGGTTTTGACGCCGCAGCCACAGACTATGAGGACTGGCAGAAAGCCGGATTTATGGAGAAGGACAACTATAAAGTCGTAATCCGCATCGTCTACGACAAAAAGACCAGACGCATCCTCGGTGCACAGCTTTGTTCCGACTATGATATCTCCATGGCAATCCACCTGTTTTCTATGGCCATCCAGGAAAAAGTGACCATTGATAAGTTAAAACTGTTTGACCTGTTTTTCCTTCCCCATTTTAATCAGCCGTACAATTATATCACTATGGCCGCACTGAACGCAGAATAG
- a CDS encoding amidohydrolase: MLIINGKILPMEGKTIENGYVQTKGEVIKELGKMEQAPSPGKGEEVLDVKGAWVMPGLIDAHCHVGIMEEKRGTAGDDCNEATDPITPAVRAVDGVNPMDPAFHDAIIAGITSLMTGPGSANVVGGQSIFLKTHGRCVDEMAVLNPAAMKAAFGENPKNEYGGRDLMPGTRMGTAALLREVLFQAKQYQKEKQEGTLEKEDFQMEPWLPVLEKKIPLKTHAHRADDILTAIRIAKEFEIDLTLDHCTEGHLIAEEIAESGFPAIIGPDLTARSKIEVQNMSFKTNGILEKAGVLTAIMTDHPVSLIRYLPLCAGLAVKQGMSMEGALKAVTINAAKICRVDDRVGSLKPGKDADIAVFSDNPVNTLTKTLYIIINGQIVYHEGDKS, encoded by the coding sequence ATGCTGATTATAAACGGGAAAATCCTTCCTATGGAAGGAAAAACAATAGAAAACGGATATGTACAGACGAAAGGTGAGGTAATAAAAGAACTGGGGAAAATGGAGCAGGCACCGTCGCCGGGTAAGGGGGAAGAAGTCCTCGATGTGAAAGGGGCCTGGGTCATGCCGGGACTCATTGATGCCCACTGCCATGTGGGAATTATGGAGGAGAAAAGAGGTACGGCAGGAGATGACTGCAACGAAGCCACAGATCCTATAACTCCTGCCGTGAGGGCTGTGGACGGAGTAAATCCGATGGACCCTGCGTTTCACGATGCGATTATCGCAGGGATCACTTCACTGATGACAGGACCCGGCAGTGCAAATGTGGTGGGAGGCCAGTCCATATTTTTAAAGACACACGGACGGTGTGTCGATGAAATGGCAGTGCTCAATCCTGCGGCAATGAAAGCTGCTTTCGGAGAAAACCCCAAAAATGAATACGGTGGGAGAGACCTCATGCCCGGAACACGGATGGGAACGGCTGCACTCCTGAGGGAAGTGCTGTTTCAGGCAAAACAGTACCAGAAAGAGAAACAGGAGGGAACACTGGAAAAAGAAGATTTTCAGATGGAACCGTGGCTTCCCGTGCTGGAAAAAAAGATTCCGCTAAAGACCCATGCCCACAGGGCAGATGACATTCTGACCGCAATCCGGATCGCCAAGGAGTTTGAGATTGACCTGACCCTGGATCACTGTACGGAAGGCCATCTGATCGCTGAGGAAATTGCAGAATCCGGATTTCCTGCAATTATCGGTCCTGATCTGACTGCCCGGTCCAAGATTGAAGTACAGAATATGAGCTTCAAGACCAACGGGATCTTAGAAAAGGCTGGGGTCCTGACGGCTATTATGACAGACCATCCGGTATCATTGATCCGGTATCTGCCTCTCTGCGCAGGACTGGCCGTGAAACAGGGCATGTCCATGGAAGGGGCACTGAAGGCGGTGACCATCAATGCCGCTAAGATCTGCCGTGTGGATGACCGGGTCGGAAGCCTGAAGCCGGGTAAAGATGCGGATATCGCAGTTTTTTCTGACAATCCGGTGAATACCCTTACCAAGACTCTTTATATAATCATCAATGGGCAGATTGTTTACCATGAGGGAGATAAGAGTTAA